ACCCCCGGGACCGGGGGCGGGCCGGGCGCGAGCGCGGGCCGGGCGTGGGGCGTGGGGCGGGCGTGGGGCGTGGGGCGCGGGGCGCGAGGCCGGAGGTGGGGCGCGGGCCGGACGCGGGCGCCGGGCCGGCGCCGGGTCAGCGGGTGGGCTCCAGGTGGGCGAAGACGACGAGGTTCTCGGTGTAGTCCTTCGCCTTGCGGTCGTAGGGGCCCGCGCAGGTGATGAGCCGGACGAGTGCGTCGGGGGTGTCCTCGTAGACGCGCCGATCCGGGAAGTCGTCCTTGTCGAACTGCTCCACGGAATCGATGAGGAAGGTGGCGGTGGTCCCGTCGGCGCGACTCACCTCGAAGGTGTCTCCGGCCTTGAGCTCGTCGAGCCGGGCGAAGACGGCGGGGGCGGTGGCCGTGTCCAGGTGGCCCGCGATGATCGAGGTCCCCACTTCACCGGGGGAGATGCCGGACGCCTGCCAGCCCACCAGGTTCGTGTCGTCGGCCGGCGGCGGTTCGAGCGCACCGGAGGGGCCGATCTTCAGGTCGGTGAAGGGCGCGTCCACTCCGATCCGGGGAATCCTCAGACGGGTGGGGGCCGACCTCGGCATCGACGGACCGGCCGCCGGGACGGCGCTCGGCGGGGCATGGCGCGCCGAGCCGGGGAGGGAGGACGGGACGGGGGTCGAAGCGCGACCGGACTCGGCGGCGGCCGCGGGTCGGGCCGGCGCCTCCGTGTCCTGGTCGGACATGCCCGGCCGGAGGACGAGGAGAAGCACGGCAAGAACCAGCGTCCAGAACACGGCGGGGACCACCCACCGAGGGATACGCCGGGGCGCTCCCGCGTCAGCGGGATCCGGTCGGGTCGTCACCAGGGGCTCCTTCGGACTGGGGCGGAAGATCCGGGATCGGGGTACGGAGGCGTGGGGGCCGGACGCGGGGGCCGCCGTCCAGGAGGCGACCCCCGCGTCCGTGCTTCCTCACGCAGCCGCGCCGGCGGCCTTCCTGCGGCGGTGGAGGACGAACGCGGCGAGACCGCCCACGACCAGGGCCGCGCCGGTCACGTTCGTGGTGCTGCTCGCGAGGCCGCCTCCGCCCGTGTGCATGCCGCCCTTCGGCTTCTCCGACTTGTAGCCGCTCTCGTCCTCCGACTTGTCCTTCGTCCAGTCCTTCTGCTTGTCCTTCTCCGCGTCCTTGTCCTTGTCCTTGGTCCAGTCGTCGGAGTTCACGAGGGACAGGGCGCCGGAGCCGGTGTGCATGCCGCCCTTCGGCTTCTCGTGGTCACCCTTCTCGTACTGGCCGCCCTTGTCGTGCTCCTTCTCGGTCTTGTCGCCCTTGTCCCCCTTGTCGCCCTTGTCGTGCTCCTTGGACCAGTCGTCGCCGCTGACGAGGGACAGGGCGCCGGAGCCGGTGTGCATGCCGCCCTTCGGCTTCTCGTGGTCACCCTTCTCGTGGTCACCCTTGTCGTGGTCGCTCCCCTTGTCGTGGTCGCTCTCCTGGCTGTGGGAAGAGCTGTCGCTGTGGGAGGAGCTGTCGCTGTGGGAGGAGCCGTCCCAGTCACCTGCGGTGATCGCGTAGGCGCCGGGTGCGGCGAGCGCCAGGGTGCCGGCGGTGGCGGCCGCGGCGAAGAGAATGCGGGCAGAGCGCATCGCTGAACTTCCTTCCGTACGCCGCGTCAGCTGACCCTCTGTCGGCTCTCGATACGCGGCGACATGGCTCACCGTCAGCTGCCGTCGGGCCGCCTGCCACTTGGGATGGTGCATACGGACTCGGCGCGAACGGGCCCGGCAGCGCTCCTCGGCCCGCTCACTCGTGGTTTGTCGCCGCAGATCGATCGCTCGATGTATCACTCCTGAGGGTGACCGCGCCGTGCCCGTGGGGTGAGTACGGGTCAGCCGACGGGGGCCGTCGTACGGTCGTCGTCCTCGGCGGTGGCCGGGTGGATGGTCTCGGCCGGCGGGTCGGCGGTGCGCCGCACCCACAGCCAGTACACGGCCCCGGTGACGACCAGGCCGACGATCCACGAGATGTCGGCGCCGTCGAGCTTCTTGGTGATCGCGCCGGTGTACAGCTTGGTGGCCAGGAACGGGATCTGTACGGCGATGCCCACGACGTAGCAGCTCAGCGCGGTGACGTTCCAGCGCCCGTAGCGGCCGGCGGGGTCGTACAGGGCGGGGATGTCGACGCGTTCCCGGGAGACCAGGTAGTAGTCGACCAGGTTGATCGCGCTCCACGGGGTGAACACCATCAGGATCAGGAGCACGAAGTTCTTGAAGTTGTTCAGGAAGTCGGCGCTGGCGGCGAGCGCGATGCCGATCGACACCGCGGTGAAGCCGACGATGTAGGCGGCGCGGGCGGCGGCCGAGATCCGCGAGCGGCCGTCGAAGGCGGTGACGGTGGTGAGGATCGACATGAAACCGCCGTACGCGTTGAGGCAGTTGACGGTCAGCTTGCCGACGACGATCACCAGGTAGATCAGGAAGGCGAGGGCCGCGGGTCCGGCCAGGTCGCCGAGGAAGCCCACCTGGTCGGTGAGGAAGGCCTTGCCCGCGACGGCCGCGGTGAGCGCGCCGAGCGTCATGGCCCACTGGGAGCCGATGACGGAACCGGCGAACGTCGACCAGAACGTCGCACGCGTGCTGGTGTCGCGCGGCAGGTAGCGCGAGTAGTCGGCGACGTACGGGCCGAAGGTCAGCTGCCATCCGGCGCCGAGTCCGACGGCGAGCAGGAAGGTCGCCGTCTCGAAGCCCTTGTCCCCGACGTGCGCGCCGACGTCGTACTGGGTGAACACCCGTACGAGGAGATAGCCCAGGCCGAGCACGCCGACGACGGTGGCGACGCGGCCGGCGGCGTGGATGAGCCGGTAGCCGGTGACGGCGACCACGGCGGTCAGCACGCCGAAGACGAGGATGCCGACCTGCGTGTTGTCGATGTGCAGCAGCTCGGCCAGCGCCTGGCCGGCCAGCACGCTGCCGGTCGCGGCGAAGCCGAGGTACATGAGGATCACAAGCAGCAGCGGCAGGACGGCGCCGTGGACGCCGAACTGCGCGCGGCTGGAGATCATCTGCGGTACGCCGAGCCGCGGGCCCTGCGCCGAGTGCAGCGCCATCACGATGCCGCCGAGCACGTTGCCGATGAGCAGCGCGGGTATCGCCCACAGCGCGTCGGCGCCGAAGACGACGGACAGTGCGCCGTCGACGATCGCGGTGATCTGCATGTTCGCGCCGAACCACAGCGTGAACTGACTGCGCGGCGTGCCGTGCCGTTCCGCGTCGGGAACGACCTCGATGGTGCGCCTCTCCAGTTGGACCGGCATGTTGCGACCCCTCCCTGCGGCGATTCCTGTGTGTCCGGACGTACCGCAGTCGTCGAGTCGCACTGCGGTGCGCCGAATCTCGCATAGAGGTCAACAGTGAGCAAGGCTCTGAATGCACAATTTCAGGGAGTGGGACGGGGCCCGCGTGCGGGGCGGTGTCAGGCCACGCCTCGGATGCGGTGGACGAGGAGGCCGCCGGCCAGGATGACCAGGGCCGCCGTGGCGTACAGGCCGGTGTAGCCGCCGAGGTGGGCGATGACCGGCGAGGCGAGGGCGGGCGCGAGGACCTGGGGGCCGGAGTTGGCGATGTTGATGACGCCCAGGTCCTTGGCGCGGTCGGCGGCCTCGGGCAGGACCTGGGTGACCAGGGCCTGGTCGACGGCGAGGTAGACGCCGTACCCCGCGCCGAGGACGGCCGCGGCGGCGAGGGCGGACGGCCAGGTGTGGAGCAGGGCGAGCAGCAGCGCGGCGGCGGCCATGACCAGCGAACACAGGACGACGAAGCCCTTGCGGCGTCCGGCGCGGTCGGACAGCACGCCCACGGGGACGGCCGTGAGCGCGGCGCAGAGGGTATAGACCACCGTCAGGATCAGCACGCCGGTGCCGGGGTCGCCGTAGTGGACGGCGTCGGCGAGGAAGTAGAACAGGTAGAGGGTGCCGAGGGCGTTGCCGAGGTTGATCAGGAACCGGGTGAGCCACGCCCAGCCGAAGTCCGGGTGCCGCCGGGGGCTCACCCAGAACGAGCGGGCGAAGGCGCGGGCCTCGAAGGCGGGGCGCAGCTCCCGGGGCAGGGCCGGTTCGGTCTGGCGCAGGACGAAGGGCAGGGCGAGTGCGACGGTGAGGACGGCGAGCGTGACGTAGCCGGACCGGACGCCGGTGACCAGGAGGGTGGTGATCAGCGCGCCGAGGACCAGGCCGATGGACTGCATGAGGCCGGTCCAGCCGGAGACCACCGCGCGCTGGGTGAGCGGCACGCGGTCGGCGATCGGGGTGGTGACACCGGCCAGCATCGCGTTGAGGCCCGCCTGCGCGAGGCACCAGCCGACGGCGACCCCCGCCACGGTGTGCTGGGAGGCGGTGATCGCGAGGCCCGCCGCCCCGGCGAGCGCGCCGCCGAGGATCCAGGGCCGGCGGCGGCCGAACCGGCTCGTCGTCCGGTCCGACCACGCGCCGGCGATCGGGTTGGCGAGCACCGCGACGAGCGCGCCGAGGCCGGTGACGAGCGACAGCGCGGTGTTCTTGTCGTGCGGGTCGATCTGCTCCAGCTGGAGCGGCAGCAGGATCTGAATGGGCGTCATGAACGCCATGAAGACGGCGAGGGTGGAGAGCGAGAGGCTCGCCGTCCACCCGGCCTTGACCGGGACGGTGGGCTCGGCGAAGACGGCGACGTCCTCGGCGGCTTCTTCCGGAGCGTGGGCCACGGTGGCTTCGTCGCTCAGGCCCGCTGCGCGGCGATCAGGGCGCGGTACCAGTCGAAGCTCGCCCGGGGTGTGCGGCGCAGGGTGGCGAAGTCGACCTCGACCAGACCGAAACGCTGGTGGTAGCCCTCGGCCCACTCGAAGTTGTCGAGCAGCGACCAGGTGAAGTAGCCGCGCACGTCCACCCCTCGGGCCACGGCGTCCGCGACCGCGGTGATGTGCCCGTCGAGGTAGTCGATGCGCTCCCGGTCGTCCGTGCCGGCCGGCTGCGAGCAGCCGCTCTCGGTGATCCACACCGGCGGAAGGGCGTCGCCGTAGCG
The DNA window shown above is from Streptomyces vietnamensis and carries:
- a CDS encoding MFS transporter, encoding MAHAPEEAAEDVAVFAEPTVPVKAGWTASLSLSTLAVFMAFMTPIQILLPLQLEQIDPHDKNTALSLVTGLGALVAVLANPIAGAWSDRTTSRFGRRRPWILGGALAGAAGLAITASQHTVAGVAVGWCLAQAGLNAMLAGVTTPIADRVPLTQRAVVSGWTGLMQSIGLVLGALITTLLVTGVRSGYVTLAVLTVALALPFVLRQTEPALPRELRPAFEARAFARSFWVSPRRHPDFGWAWLTRFLINLGNALGTLYLFYFLADAVHYGDPGTGVLILTVVYTLCAALTAVPVGVLSDRAGRRKGFVVLCSLVMAAAALLLALLHTWPSALAAAAVLGAGYGVYLAVDQALVTQVLPEAADRAKDLGVINIANSGPQVLAPALASPVIAHLGGYTGLYATAALVILAGGLLVHRIRGVA
- a CDS encoding class F sortase, producing the protein MVPAVFWTLVLAVLLLVLRPGMSDQDTEAPARPAAAAESGRASTPVPSSLPGSARHAPPSAVPAAGPSMPRSAPTRLRIPRIGVDAPFTDLKIGPSGALEPPPADDTNLVGWQASGISPGEVGTSIIAGHLDTATAPAVFARLDELKAGDTFEVSRADGTTATFLIDSVEQFDKDDFPDRRVYEDTPDALVRLITCAGPYDRKAKDYTENLVVFAHLEPTR
- a CDS encoding purine-cytosine permease family protein, yielding MPVQLERRTIEVVPDAERHGTPRSQFTLWFGANMQITAIVDGALSVVFGADALWAIPALLIGNVLGGIVMALHSAQGPRLGVPQMISSRAQFGVHGAVLPLLLVILMYLGFAATGSVLAGQALAELLHIDNTQVGILVFGVLTAVVAVTGYRLIHAAGRVATVVGVLGLGYLLVRVFTQYDVGAHVGDKGFETATFLLAVGLGAGWQLTFGPYVADYSRYLPRDTSTRATFWSTFAGSVIGSQWAMTLGALTAAVAGKAFLTDQVGFLGDLAGPAALAFLIYLVIVVGKLTVNCLNAYGGFMSILTTVTAFDGRSRISAAARAAYIVGFTAVSIGIALAASADFLNNFKNFVLLILMVFTPWSAINLVDYYLVSRERVDIPALYDPAGRYGRWNVTALSCYVVGIAVQIPFLATKLYTGAITKKLDGADISWIVGLVVTGAVYWLWVRRTADPPAETIHPATAEDDDRTTAPVG